A genomic stretch from Rhodanobacter soli includes:
- a CDS encoding helix-turn-helix transcriptional regulator — MSSEVVASRAYLRVSEIANNRRTRTPGIIPVSAATWWSWVKANKAPQPIRLSAGVTVWRAADVLAFAESLAGEAA; from the coding sequence ATGTCATCCGAAGTCGTCGCATCCCGCGCTTACCTGCGCGTTTCTGAAATCGCCAACAATCGGCGTACCCGCACGCCGGGAATCATCCCCGTCTCTGCCGCGACGTGGTGGAGCTGGGTCAAGGCCAACAAGGCACCACAACCCATCCGCCTGAGTGCTGGCGTTACCGTCTGGCGTGCCGCCGACGTGCTGGCCTTCGCCGAGTCACTGGCCGGGGAGGCAGCATGA
- a CDS encoding DUF927 domain-containing protein, with product MTAETYIRDLEAKEARELALLQRMPRQPLATAIRQTVRAATPVQSTGDSGDSGDAASHKGLSRPHVESGSGDAGDRPVPRPRFELLEAPADGRQVGVYWLDVARNKAGEVTGQAAPTWICSPLQVAAMTRDAQGSAWGRMLVFSDRDGLLHRWTMPMRMLAGNGEELRGELLAEGLTITSSGRDRARLVNYIGQARPDVTARCVTRTGWHGDTFVLPRETFGDTDAEPVHYQAATLDGVTLGKGGTLAGWIGEVSTRCAGNARLVLAVSLGFAGPCLDLLRMDGGGFHLRGGSSTGKTTALRVAASLFGAPDYVRTWRHTDNGLEGVAGMHSGLLLVLDEIGELAPKIAGQTAYMLANGQGKGRAARDGSPRALTTWRLLFLSSGEVALSDLVTQAGGKVCAGQEVRVIDLPADAGAGHGLFDVLPYDMTAGAFADSLAAASAKHHGHALPAFLNALVADPAKARDALAKLRDTIAAELASDHADGQVRRVAQRFALVAAAGELATAYRLTGWQVDEAKRAAAACFRAWMEGRGTAGASEPAAMLDQVRAFLSAHGESRFTAWHGEPGDRVTINRAGFRKDGPDGPAYYVESEAFKREVCAGFDAGAVAKVLAGAGALQVGGDGRLTCKPRLPDGRSPRVYVITPALWGEA from the coding sequence ATGACGGCCGAGACCTACATTCGCGACCTTGAGGCGAAGGAAGCCCGGGAGCTGGCGCTGTTGCAACGGATGCCGCGCCAGCCGCTGGCCACGGCGATCCGGCAGACGGTGCGTGCTGCTACCCCTGTGCAATCGACTGGGGACAGTGGGGACAGTGGGGACGCCGCATCACACAAGGGCTTGAGCCGTCCCCACGTTGAATCGGGAAGTGGGGACGCTGGGGACAGGCCCGTACCGCGTCCGCGCTTCGAGTTGCTGGAAGCGCCAGCCGATGGCCGGCAAGTGGGCGTCTACTGGCTGGACGTGGCACGCAACAAGGCCGGCGAAGTAACCGGGCAGGCCGCGCCGACGTGGATATGCTCACCGCTGCAAGTGGCCGCCATGACGCGCGACGCGCAAGGCAGCGCGTGGGGCCGCATGCTGGTGTTCTCCGACCGCGACGGCTTGCTGCACCGCTGGACGATGCCCATGCGCATGCTGGCGGGCAACGGCGAAGAGCTGCGCGGCGAACTGCTGGCCGAAGGACTGACCATCACATCATCCGGGCGTGACCGCGCGCGCCTGGTGAACTACATCGGGCAGGCTCGCCCCGACGTCACGGCGCGATGCGTGACGCGCACCGGCTGGCATGGCGATACGTTCGTGTTGCCCCGCGAAACCTTCGGCGACACCGACGCCGAACCCGTCCACTATCAGGCGGCGACACTGGACGGCGTGACGCTGGGGAAGGGCGGGACGCTGGCCGGATGGATCGGCGAGGTATCGACCCGATGCGCGGGCAATGCGCGGCTGGTGCTGGCCGTGTCGCTGGGCTTCGCTGGCCCGTGCCTGGATTTGTTGCGCATGGACGGCGGCGGCTTCCACCTGCGCGGCGGCAGTTCCACCGGCAAGACCACGGCCCTACGGGTGGCCGCTTCCCTGTTTGGTGCACCGGACTACGTGCGGACGTGGAGGCACACGGATAACGGGCTGGAAGGCGTGGCCGGCATGCACTCGGGCTTGTTGCTGGTGCTGGACGAAATCGGCGAGCTGGCCCCGAAGATCGCGGGGCAAACCGCGTACATGCTGGCGAACGGACAAGGCAAAGGCCGCGCAGCGCGTGACGGCTCGCCGCGTGCGCTGACTACATGGCGTCTGCTGTTCCTGTCGTCCGGTGAGGTGGCGCTGTCCGATCTGGTGACGCAAGCGGGCGGCAAGGTTTGCGCGGGGCAGGAAGTGCGCGTTATCGACCTGCCCGCCGATGCCGGCGCGGGGCATGGCCTGTTCGACGTGCTGCCCTATGACATGACGGCTGGCGCCTTTGCCGACTCGCTGGCGGCTGCCAGTGCCAAGCATCACGGCCACGCACTGCCGGCCTTCCTGAATGCCCTGGTTGCTGATCCTGCGAAGGCCCGCGATGCACTGGCGAAGCTGCGCGACACCATTGCCGCCGAGCTGGCCAGCGACCACGCGGACGGGCAAGTGCGGCGCGTCGCCCAGCGGTTCGCGCTGGTAGCGGCGGCGGGCGAACTGGCGACGGCTTACCGATTGACTGGCTGGCAGGTGGACGAAGCGAAGCGCGCAGCGGCCGCATGCTTCCGCGCATGGATGGAAGGGCGCGGCACGGCGGGCGCGAGTGAGCCGGCGGCGATGCTGGATCAAGTGCGCGCGTTTCTGTCGGCGCATGGAGAGTCGCGGTTTACGGCATGGCATGGCGAACCCGGCGACCGGGTGACGATCAATCGCGCGGGCTTTCGCAAGGATGGCCCCGACGGCCCTGCCTACTACGTGGAGAGCGAGGCGTTCAAGCGCGAGGTGTGCGCGGGTTTCGATGCGGGCGCAGTGGCAAAGGTGCTGGCTGGCGCGGGTGCGCTACAGGTGGGCGGCGATGGGCGGCTGACCTGCAAACCCCGGTTGCCGGATGGGCGATCCCCGCGCGTCTACGTCATCACGCCGGCTTTGTGGGGTGAAGCATGA
- a CDS encoding ATP-binding response regulator produces the protein MATNSWLARLWQRTSLMQRLAFVALVPALITAALLVTFLTQRQLFNLRQMARSNAETIATQAASISLQPLRAMQLRELVRIADSIGDLPHVTRVQIRTTAGQILADHHEPDDSRDPQETLTVVRDVFDRDQSGNTVLGSVLLDVSLRDAIAAQHASLRYALAVLLLSVLVASVIGWQAASWISAPLRHLAGAVRQLGQGYRQVAVAVTDRTEIGELQQGFNHAAAALHDVQRGMEQQIEQATQELARKNAALEAASLARSRFLAAASHDLRQPLYALTLFSSALAVDEHDPQRLDRIAHIQECVQSLDHLFSELLDLSRLETGAVQVEISEFPLDAVLAEVSRNFDMVAEQRGLQLTIHPTRLWVRSDRTMLTRILNNLVSNALRFTRHGGALIGTRRAGNGRIRIEVWDTGSGIAPQHLPSVFDEFYRIDDRPDAGLHDDSHSGLGLGLATVQRLAELLDTEVRVKSRLGRGSVFHFQLPIATARPEPPVPDDEVFADLAGKRVLVVDDDPAILSGIRFLLRSWGCDVEVAEDRLQALEAIENWPGPPDIVISDLHLRGGERGLDVFAALDQHYLRDGNTPFARLLVTGETRVERLREIIAAKIPLLYKPVSPQQLRSAMLSVWAITRDDD, from the coding sequence ATGGCGACCAACTCCTGGCTCGCACGCCTGTGGCAGCGCACGTCGCTGATGCAGCGGCTGGCCTTTGTGGCGCTGGTACCTGCCCTGATCACCGCCGCACTGCTGGTGACCTTCCTGACGCAGCGCCAACTGTTCAATCTACGCCAGATGGCGCGCAGCAATGCCGAGACGATCGCCACGCAGGCGGCCTCGATCAGCCTGCAGCCACTGCGCGCTATGCAGCTGCGCGAGCTGGTGCGGATCGCCGACTCGATCGGCGACCTGCCGCACGTGACGCGAGTGCAGATCCGCACCACCGCCGGCCAGATCCTGGCCGATCATCACGAGCCCGACGACAGCCGTGACCCACAGGAGACCCTGACCGTGGTGCGCGACGTGTTCGATCGCGACCAGTCCGGAAATACTGTGCTGGGTTCGGTGCTGCTGGACGTAAGCCTGCGCGACGCGATCGCCGCCCAGCACGCGAGCCTGCGCTACGCCCTGGCCGTCCTGCTGTTGAGCGTGCTCGTCGCCAGCGTGATCGGCTGGCAGGCGGCGAGCTGGATCAGTGCGCCGTTGCGCCACCTGGCCGGTGCCGTGCGCCAGCTTGGCCAGGGCTATCGCCAGGTGGCGGTGGCGGTGACCGACCGCACCGAGATCGGTGAGCTGCAGCAGGGTTTCAACCATGCGGCGGCGGCGCTGCACGACGTGCAGCGCGGCATGGAGCAGCAGATCGAACAAGCCACGCAGGAACTGGCCCGCAAGAATGCAGCGCTGGAAGCGGCCAGCCTGGCCAGGTCGCGTTTCCTGGCGGCTGCCTCGCACGACCTGCGCCAGCCGCTGTATGCGCTGACCCTGTTCTCCTCCGCACTGGCCGTGGACGAACACGACCCGCAGCGGCTGGACCGGATCGCCCACATCCAGGAATGCGTGCAGTCGCTCGACCACCTGTTCAGTGAACTGCTCGACCTGTCGCGGCTGGAAACCGGCGCGGTGCAGGTCGAGATCAGCGAGTTCCCGCTCGATGCTGTCCTCGCCGAGGTCAGCCGCAACTTCGACATGGTCGCGGAGCAGCGCGGGCTGCAGCTGACGATCCACCCTACCCGACTGTGGGTGCGCAGCGACCGCACCATGCTGACCCGCATCCTCAACAACCTGGTCAGCAATGCCCTGCGCTTCACCCGCCACGGCGGTGCGCTGATCGGCACCCGGCGCGCCGGCAACGGACGGATACGCATCGAAGTATGGGATACCGGCAGCGGCATCGCGCCGCAGCACCTGCCCAGCGTGTTCGACGAGTTCTATCGCATCGACGACCGTCCCGACGCAGGGCTTCATGATGATTCGCACTCGGGTCTGGGCCTGGGTCTGGCCACCGTGCAGCGGCTGGCGGAGCTGCTCGATACCGAGGTCCGGGTGAAATCCCGGCTCGGCCGCGGCAGCGTGTTCCACTTCCAGCTGCCGATCGCCACCGCACGCCCGGAACCGCCCGTACCCGACGACGAAGTATTCGCCGACCTGGCCGGCAAACGCGTGCTGGTCGTGGATGACGACCCGGCCATCCTTTCCGGCATCCGTTTCCTCCTGCGCAGTTGGGGCTGCGACGTGGAAGTGGCCGAGGATCGGCTGCAGGCGCTGGAGGCCATCGAGAACTGGCCCGGGCCACCCGACATCGTGATCTCCGACCTGCACCTGCGCGGCGGCGAACGCGGCCTCGACGTCTTCGCCGCACTCGACCAGCACTACCTGCGCGATGGCAACACGCCGTTCGCGCGCCTGCTGGTCACTGGCGAAACCCGCGTCGAGCGCCTGCGCGAGATCATCGCCGCGAAGATTCCGCTGCTGTACAAGCCGGTTTCACCGCAACAGCTGCGCAGTGCAATGTTGTCGGTGTGGGCCATCACCCGCGACGACGATTGA
- a CDS encoding pilus assembly protein, which translates to MPHARIVSNHRLRSFVLIAAALMLPGMASGEDISLYTGTPTGGGKPNVLLVMDNAANGNSATTIAPGSNCPSWIATNPKAHDFEQCALYNLIGSIGSSTSPLNGQVNMGLMMFNPANGGLFYYPSPTPTAPGPLPLLDTAGAATFQNWIMGTPGGATGIGPGTAAVYTNSNNLDESMEEAWAYYTASTGLSLTRYSKSISDKCQKLFIIYLANVTGSNAPKTPSSASLAQSSLTIANGGTTPPIIPLNPPGDQQNWGDEWTRFMYNADLSGISSSVAHNNQNIITYTIAVSDGCDQPSGNKKADQKCIDHINLIKSMAGNGGGKYFYVSGGDVAGLIKALTTILTEVQATNSVFASVSLPVSVNAQGTSLNQVYVGMFRPDATAAPRWAGNLKQYQLGFDSNNNVQLEDSLNQPAITNSGTGFITPYALSFWTADRQTGTTTGTPTTTGTGTGTGTRNGPFTINSSGYTSTLVTNWPPNGFWINNATGAGGAFDAPDGQIVDKGGVAEMTRADYLTDQTSRVIYTCTTVGGCPTTGTLPTFDATTLGSSTAFGTTTTADTTTLINWVRGTDNNTGTGAETQKGPGTPVTVRPSIHGDVLHSRPAVVNYGGSIGIVVFYGSNDGVFRAVNGNKDATAPGVITMSPIAPATTGRLVRPGGELWSFIAPDFFGKFQRLRNNTPGLTLDYPATSSGKDYFFDGTTTVYQDLRVAASPKTYLYLTARRGGRLIYAFDVSDPTKPPVFMWSKTNADIAELGQTWSQPKLALVKGYKDVSGNPIPVVIMGGGYDTAEDTDPVAVADTMGRAIVVLDAFTGAKVWMAAPSCAGVTGACSTVAGMTYAIPADITLLDRDGDGYTDRIYTGDLGGNIWRADINDTDPTKWAVTKIASLSGGTSTTARKFFYPPDVTPTASFDAVVAASGDREHPLLANASSTVINRFYMLKDTNTGTSVATGWTPITESVLTDETGAAAGTTAPYSSTSTTSGFYVTLGQPGDGEKAVNAPLTVAGYTYFGTNTPFDPKKNPDMCYPNLGIARGYAINFLTGAGLNSNGYITFDGGGLPPSPVFGLVEITPGSGVYTPVLIGGGNQTGSAVGGNNTSALGANKVTPPNTGKRKRTYWFTEGLK; encoded by the coding sequence ATGCCACACGCGCGCATCGTCTCGAACCACAGGCTGCGTAGCTTCGTTCTGATCGCCGCAGCCCTGATGCTGCCGGGCATGGCCAGCGGCGAGGATATCTCCCTATATACCGGTACGCCGACCGGCGGCGGCAAACCGAATGTCCTGCTTGTCATGGACAACGCCGCGAATGGCAACTCGGCCACCACGATAGCCCCCGGCAGCAACTGTCCTTCCTGGATAGCCACCAATCCCAAAGCGCACGACTTCGAACAATGCGCGCTGTACAACCTGATCGGCTCGATTGGCTCGTCGACCAGCCCGTTGAACGGCCAGGTCAACATGGGCTTGATGATGTTCAATCCGGCCAATGGCGGACTGTTCTACTATCCGAGCCCCACGCCAACCGCACCCGGCCCCCTTCCCCTGCTGGACACCGCTGGCGCAGCCACTTTTCAGAACTGGATCATGGGAACCCCCGGAGGGGCGACGGGAATCGGCCCCGGCACGGCTGCTGTTTACACCAACTCCAACAACCTGGATGAATCCATGGAGGAAGCCTGGGCCTACTACACCGCCAGCACGGGCTTGTCCCTAACCAGGTACAGCAAGTCAATCTCGGACAAGTGCCAAAAGCTCTTCATCATCTATCTGGCCAATGTGACCGGCAGCAATGCACCCAAAACACCAAGCAGTGCCTCGCTCGCACAATCATCTCTGACGATAGCCAATGGTGGAACCACCCCACCGATCATCCCGTTGAATCCCCCGGGCGACCAGCAAAATTGGGGCGATGAGTGGACGCGCTTCATGTACAACGCCGATCTTTCCGGCATCTCTTCCTCGGTCGCGCATAACAACCAGAACATCATTACCTACACCATCGCCGTTTCAGATGGCTGCGATCAACCATCGGGCAATAAAAAGGCGGATCAGAAATGCATCGATCACATCAATCTGATCAAAAGCATGGCCGGGAACGGTGGCGGTAAATATTTCTATGTAAGTGGGGGTGATGTGGCTGGCCTGATCAAAGCGCTAACCACGATCTTGACTGAAGTACAAGCGACCAACAGCGTGTTCGCTTCGGTGAGCCTGCCGGTCAGCGTGAACGCCCAAGGCACCTCGCTGAACCAGGTGTATGTCGGCATGTTCCGCCCGGATGCCACCGCCGCCCCGCGCTGGGCAGGCAACCTCAAGCAGTACCAGCTTGGCTTCGACTCGAACAACAACGTTCAGCTTGAAGACTCGCTGAACCAGCCGGCGATTACCAACAGCGGCACCGGCTTCATTACCCCCTACGCGCTCAGCTTCTGGACGGCGGACCGGCAGACCGGCACCACCACTGGCACCCCCACTACCACCGGCACCGGTACCGGCACCGGTACGCGCAACGGCCCGTTCACCATCAACTCTAGTGGCTATACCAGCACCCTCGTCACCAACTGGCCACCCAACGGCTTCTGGATCAACAATGCGACCGGTGCCGGTGGGGCATTCGACGCCCCCGACGGCCAGATCGTCGACAAGGGCGGCGTCGCCGAGATGACCCGCGCGGACTATCTCACTGATCAGACGAGCCGCGTGATCTATACCTGCACCACGGTGGGCGGCTGTCCCACCACAGGTACGCTGCCCACATTCGATGCCACCACACTGGGCAGCAGCACCGCTTTCGGTACTACGACGACCGCCGATACGACGACCCTGATCAACTGGGTCCGCGGTACGGACAACAACACCGGCACCGGCGCCGAGACCCAGAAAGGGCCCGGTACCCCGGTCACCGTGCGTCCGTCCATCCACGGCGACGTGCTGCACTCGCGACCGGCAGTCGTCAACTACGGCGGCTCCATCGGCATCGTGGTGTTCTACGGCTCCAACGACGGCGTCTTCCGTGCCGTCAACGGCAACAAGGATGCGACGGCCCCTGGCGTCATCACCATGTCCCCAATAGCCCCGGCAACCACCGGACGCCTGGTGCGCCCCGGCGGCGAGCTATGGTCGTTCATCGCCCCGGACTTTTTCGGCAAATTCCAGCGTCTGCGCAACAACACTCCGGGGCTCACGCTGGATTACCCCGCCACCAGCAGCGGCAAGGACTACTTCTTCGACGGTACCACCACGGTGTACCAGGACCTGCGTGTCGCCGCCAGCCCGAAGACCTACCTCTACCTCACGGCGCGTCGTGGCGGCCGCCTGATCTATGCGTTCGACGTCAGCGACCCGACCAAGCCACCGGTATTCATGTGGAGCAAGACGAACGCCGACATTGCTGAACTCGGCCAGACCTGGTCACAGCCCAAGCTGGCCTTGGTCAAGGGGTACAAGGATGTCAGCGGCAATCCCATTCCCGTGGTCATCATGGGCGGTGGCTATGACACTGCCGAGGACACCGACCCGGTAGCCGTTGCCGATACCATGGGACGCGCGATCGTGGTGCTGGACGCTTTCACCGGTGCCAAGGTGTGGATGGCCGCGCCATCCTGCGCTGGCGTAACCGGCGCCTGCAGCACGGTCGCCGGCATGACCTATGCGATCCCTGCCGACATCACCTTGCTGGATCGCGACGGCGATGGTTATACCGATCGCATTTATACCGGCGATCTGGGTGGCAATATCTGGCGTGCCGACATCAATGACACCGATCCAACCAAGTGGGCGGTGACCAAGATCGCCAGCCTCAGCGGCGGCACCAGCACCACTGCCCGCAAGTTCTTCTATCCGCCTGACGTTACCCCGACCGCCAGTTTCGACGCGGTCGTGGCCGCCAGCGGCGATCGTGAACATCCGCTGCTGGCGAATGCGTCGTCCACTGTGATCAACCGTTTCTACATGCTGAAGGACACCAACACCGGCACCAGCGTGGCCACCGGCTGGACCCCGATTACCGAGTCTGTGCTGACAGACGAAACCGGTGCCGCCGCAGGAACGACAGCGCCGTATTCCTCCACCAGCACCACGTCGGGCTTCTATGTCACCCTGGGCCAACCCGGTGATGGCGAAAAGGCCGTGAATGCGCCCTTGACGGTCGCGGGCTATACCTACTTCGGCACCAACACACCGTTTGATCCCAAAAAGAACCCCGACATGTGCTATCCGAACCTGGGTATCGCACGCGGATACGCGATCAACTTCCTGACCGGTGCGGGCCTGAACAGCAACGGTTACATCACCTTCGACGGTGGCGGCCTGCCACCCTCGCCGGTATTCGGCCTGGTCGAAATCACTCCCGGCAGCGGCGTGTACACCCCAGTCCTGATCGGTGGCGGCAACCAGACCGGATCCGCGGTAGGCGGCAACAACACCTCGGCGCTGGGCGCGAACAAAGTCACTCCGCCCAACACCGGCAAGCGCAAGCGCACCTACTGGTTCACCGAAGGCCTGAAATAG
- a CDS encoding pilus assembly PilX family protein codes for MKTPSAHASQRGFTLVMTLIFLIIFMLFAISMVSSSMINTKVAANQQYRLEAGTVAQQGIEQVISQPFIRLPITTITPVAVDVNGDGTTDFTAQVAPPACLDSKVIPNASLPVGDVCKVPNNPNGNLILPGPASSVSPPPAAPSMCSATQWDIQSSVTDPNNTAVAVTVHQGASVQVPIGTNCPY; via the coding sequence ATGAAGACTCCTTCAGCCCACGCCTCGCAGCGCGGCTTCACCTTGGTGATGACGCTGATCTTCCTGATCATCTTCATGCTGTTCGCCATTTCCATGGTCAGTTCGAGCATGATCAACACCAAGGTGGCGGCCAACCAGCAGTACCGGCTGGAAGCCGGTACCGTGGCGCAGCAGGGTATCGAGCAGGTGATAAGTCAGCCGTTCATCCGGCTGCCAATCACCACTATTACCCCCGTGGCGGTCGACGTCAACGGCGACGGCACCACGGATTTCACCGCCCAGGTCGCGCCTCCCGCCTGCCTCGACAGCAAGGTGATCCCGAACGCGTCCCTGCCAGTGGGCGACGTGTGCAAGGTGCCAAACAACCCCAACGGCAACCTCATCCTGCCCGGTCCGGCCTCCTCGGTATCCCCACCGCCAGCGGCACCCTCGATGTGCTCCGCGACGCAGTGGGACATCCAGTCCAGCGTCACCGATCCGAACAACACCGCCGTCGCGGTCACCGTGCATCAAGGCGCCTCCGTGCAGGTGCCGATCGGTACGAATTGCCCTTACTAA
- a CDS encoding PilW family protein yields the protein MMTPRAHVQPMSHARHQAGMSLIELMIAVAIGLALLAGLSSLYVSTSKARAEFNKTSEQVENGRYALQSIMRDIEMAGFYGRSSLPVTTASYALPDPCATAPASMGFSTSPLTVPLPVYGPALAATVPSCLATTLPNMKTGAEVLTVSYVAGSTTATPDGTNYYLQRSSCETDSVSMVYSKSASAFTLHTKAPIAGNACSTTGTTAELRQYVERTYYVATCDVCSGADTTPTLKMAEFANGAIRVSSLVAGIEDVHYTYGMDLDNNGSPDCYVDNPSDISAVPAACTAAAAAATYAWTASATANWANVTAVRINLLSRNLDNTASWTDTRTYDLGRAAVNGPYGDHYKRHVYGTVARIWNTGGLRENQ from the coding sequence ATGATGACCCCTCGCGCCCACGTCCAGCCCATGTCACATGCCCGCCATCAGGCGGGCATGTCCTTGATCGAGCTGATGATCGCCGTCGCCATCGGCCTGGCGCTGCTGGCCGGACTCAGTTCGCTGTACGTTTCCACCAGCAAGGCACGCGCGGAGTTCAACAAGACTTCCGAGCAGGTCGAGAACGGCCGCTATGCCCTGCAGTCCATCATGCGCGATATCGAGATGGCCGGCTTCTACGGCCGCTCCAGCCTGCCGGTCACCACGGCCAGCTACGCGCTGCCGGATCCCTGCGCCACGGCGCCGGCGTCAATGGGTTTCAGCACCAGTCCACTCACGGTACCGCTCCCGGTCTACGGGCCTGCACTGGCCGCCACCGTTCCCTCGTGCCTGGCGACAACCCTTCCGAACATGAAGACCGGCGCGGAAGTCCTCACGGTCAGCTACGTCGCCGGCAGCACCACCGCCACGCCTGACGGTACCAATTACTACCTGCAGCGATCCAGTTGCGAAACCGACAGCGTGTCGATGGTCTATAGCAAGAGCGCCAGCGCCTTCACGCTACACACCAAGGCACCCATTGCCGGCAACGCCTGCAGTACCACCGGCACGACAGCCGAGCTGCGCCAGTACGTCGAGCGCACCTACTATGTGGCCACCTGCGATGTGTGCAGCGGCGCCGATACCACACCGACGCTGAAGATGGCCGAGTTCGCGAATGGCGCGATCCGGGTCTCCTCGCTGGTCGCCGGTATAGAGGACGTCCACTACACCTACGGCATGGACCTCGACAACAACGGTTCGCCGGACTGCTACGTCGACAACCCATCCGACATCAGCGCCGTCCCCGCGGCCTGCACGGCGGCGGCGGCGGCCGCCACTTATGCATGGACTGCGTCGGCCACCGCCAACTGGGCCAACGTCACCGCCGTGCGCATCAACCTGCTTTCGCGCAATCTCGACAACACCGCCAGTTGGACTGACACCCGCACCTACGACCTGGGTCGCGCCGCGGTGAACGGCCCGTATGGCGACCACTACAAGCGGCACGTCTACGGTACCGTCGCGCGCATCTGGAACACGGGCGGCCTGAGGGAGAACCAGTAG
- the pilV gene encoding type IV pilus modification protein PilV, which produces MMLIEALVSLVIAAIALLGTVTLMAKSTRSEMESYQRVQALTLVQDMVSRINANRQVAACYSNGATGVSTTSAPLPVCATGAPTPTVNQAATANADLAAWKSALLGSSEVSGSSKVGAMIGAVGCITQVDAANQIYRVSVAWQGLMPTSTPVLTCGQASIPGTNLRRVISVEIQIANLTTT; this is translated from the coding sequence ATGATGCTGATCGAGGCGCTGGTGTCGCTGGTCATCGCAGCCATCGCCCTGCTCGGCACCGTCACCCTGATGGCGAAATCCACGCGCAGCGAGATGGAGTCGTACCAGCGAGTGCAGGCGTTGACCCTGGTGCAGGATATGGTCTCGCGCATCAACGCCAACCGGCAGGTCGCCGCGTGCTACTCCAATGGCGCCACCGGCGTCAGTACGACCAGCGCCCCCCTGCCTGTCTGCGCCACGGGCGCACCGACGCCCACGGTCAACCAGGCTGCCACCGCCAACGCCGATCTCGCCGCATGGAAAAGTGCCCTGCTCGGTTCCAGCGAGGTTTCCGGCAGCTCCAAGGTCGGCGCCATGATCGGGGCCGTGGGCTGTATCACCCAAGTCGACGCCGCCAACCAGATCTATCGCGTCAGTGTCGCATGGCAGGGCCTGATGCCCACCTCCACGCCCGTCCTGACGTGCGGGCAAGCCTCGATCCCCGGCACCAACCTGCGGCGCGTGATCAGCGTCGAAATCCAGATCGCCAACCTCACGACGACATGA
- a CDS encoding GspH/FimT family pseudopilin, producing MRTSRSRGFTLIEMLVTLAIFAVLLMIAIPSMRPFLQSQSVKNASMDINSTVALARSEAIKRNTTVDVTANSATDWSRGWVVSQTTPAATIRKQPALNNIVITPSSGSFSFDGNGRMTSTGSTFTIKPLNKTGSQPLCLTVTVGSTGRVESTKVTCT from the coding sequence ATGCGCACATCACGTAGCCGCGGCTTCACACTGATCGAGATGCTGGTCACCCTGGCCATCTTCGCCGTGCTGCTGATGATCGCCATCCCCTCGATGCGGCCGTTCCTGCAGTCGCAAAGCGTCAAGAACGCCTCGATGGACATCAACTCCACGGTGGCGCTGGCGCGCAGCGAAGCGATCAAGCGCAACACCACGGTCGACGTGACGGCCAACAGTGCGACCGACTGGAGCCGGGGCTGGGTAGTCAGCCAGACCACCCCCGCCGCGACCATCCGCAAGCAGCCTGCCCTCAACAACATCGTCATCACGCCATCCAGCGGGAGTTTCAGCTTCGACGGCAATGGCCGGATGACCAGCACGGGTTCCACGTTCACGATCAAGCCCCTCAACAAGACCGGCTCGCAGCCGCTCTGCCTCACCGTCACGGTAGGCTCTACCGGCCGCGTCGAGTCCACCAAGGTCACCTGCACATGA
- a CDS encoding type IV pilin protein — translation MSPAHTRLRQTQVETRARGFTLIELMITVAVIAILAAIAVPSYYQYTLRSNRSAAESFMQEVAGAQERYMVDSRQFAGNLSTLGYSVPNTVAPNYQVDLAKTGSVSGGTPPGYTITATPINSQVRDTGCATLILNDDGNKTTSTGATNCWK, via the coding sequence ATGTCACCGGCGCACACGCGCTTGCGGCAGACGCAGGTCGAAACGCGCGCGCGCGGTTTCACCCTGATCGAACTGATGATCACGGTGGCGGTCATCGCCATCCTCGCCGCCATCGCCGTGCCCAGCTATTACCAGTACACCTTGCGCTCCAACCGCTCCGCAGCCGAGAGCTTCATGCAGGAAGTCGCCGGCGCGCAGGAGCGCTACATGGTCGACAGCCGGCAGTTCGCCGGCAACCTGAGCACGCTCGGCTACAGCGTGCCGAACACGGTGGCCCCCAACTACCAAGTCGATTTGGCCAAGACGGGCTCCGTTTCGGGCGGCACGCCACCGGGTTACACCATCACGGCGACGCCGATAAACAGCCAGGTCCGCGACACGGGCTGCGCCACGCTAATCCTCAACGACGACGGCAACAAAACGACCAGTACCGGCGCCACGAACTGCTGGAAATGA